In Leptolyngbya sp. O-77, the genomic window GCAGCAGCCAGTTTCGTGTATTAGATCAAGATTATGACCCCCGCATTCGCCCGTGGTATCAGCAGGCAACTCAGATCCGAAAACCGGGCTGGAGCGACATTTATCTGGATTTTGACGATCGGGTGCCCGTGCTAACGGCCAGCACCCCGGTCTATAGCAACCGAAACGGTCGTCTGTTGGGCGTGTGCGCGACCGACTTTATTCCCTCCCGCGAGTTAAATCGCTTTCTCAGCGGGTTAAAGGTTGGCAAAACTGGCGAAACCTTTATCCTTGCCCGCACAGGTGAGCTGATTGCTAGCTCGACTGCCGACGAAGAGAGTCTGCTCATTGGCGCTGGAGAAAATGCCCAGCTTTTGCCTGCCCGCGATAGCCAAAATCCGCTGGTCAGCGCGACCGCTAACTATCTGAAGCAACAGTTTGATGATCTAAGGCAGATTGACCAGGTGCAGCAGATTGAGTTTCGCCTGCCGGGGGGCGATCGCCAGTTTGCCCAGGTGTCGCCGTTTCGCGATGAATATGGGCTGGACTGGCTAATTGTGGTCGCTGTGCCCGAATCCGATTTCATGGCCCAGATCAACGCCAACAACCGCCTGACGCAGTGGCTCTCGCTGGGGGCGCTGGCGCTGGCCACAGGGATTGGCATACTGACGAGCCGCTGGATTGCCCGCCCGATTCTCAAGCTGAATCAGGCAGCCCAGGCGATCGCCGCTGGGGATTTAGAGCAAACTGTCGAGGTTAATCCCATTGCCGAGTTGGAAACCCTGACGCAATCCTTTAACCAGATGGGACACCAGTTGCGCGAATCCTTCAACACGCTGGAACAGCGCGTACAGGAGCGCACGGCAGAGCTAGCCGAGTCGAACCAGCAGCTTGAGCTAGCAAAAGAGAAAGCCGAGGTAGCCAACGAAGCCAAGAGTACTTTTATTGCCAATATGAGCCACGAGCTGCGATCGCCCTTGAATGCAGTTCTGGGCTTTTCGCAACTGGCTCTACGCTCCAATCACCTATCGCCCGACCAGCGCGAAAACATCGGCATCATCTACCGCAGCGGCGAATACCTGCTGACGCTGATCAACAACATTCTGGATATTTCCAAAATCGAAGCGGGCAAAACCACGCTCAATCTCAAAAGTTTCAACCTGCATCAGCTGCTCAGCGACCTGGAAGATATGCTCTACCTGCGGGCCGAGAGCAAAAATTTGCTGTTGACCGTTACCCGCAGCGACGATCTGCCGCAATATATCCAGGCCGATGAGATGAAGCTGCGTCAGGTACTCATCAACCTGCTGAGCAACGGCATTAAGTTCACGCAGGCGGGTTCGGTGTCGCTGCACGTCTCTACCCAGCCACCCAGCCACACGCCGCTGGCGCTTCCGTCCCAAACACTGCCCGCTGCCACCGTGCCGATTTACTTTGAAGTGCGCGATACAGGCGTTGGCATTGCGCCGGAGGAATTGCCTCACCTGTTTGAAGCCTTTACCCAAACCCAGGCGGGCAAGGAATCGCAGGAAGGCACGGGGCTGGGGCTGGCGATTAGCCGCAAGTTCATTCAACTCATGGGGGGCGACATTGCCGTCAGCAGCGAGATGGGTGTGGGAACGGCGATCGCCTTCTACATTCAAGCCAGCCTCTCAGAAACCGCCCCCCTCGACCTGCACCCTGCTCGGCGGCGCGTGCTGGGGCTGGCTCCCGGACAACCCACCTACCGCATTCTGGTCGTGGATGACAAAGAAGTGAACCGCCGCCTGCTCGTAAAGCTGCTCAGTCCGCTAGGCTTTGAAGTGCGCGAGGCTAGCAACGGTCTGGAGGGAGTAGAAATCTGGGATACGTGGGAGCCGCACCTGATCTGGATGGATATGCGAATGCCCGTAATGGATGGCTACGAGGCGACCCAGCGGATCAAAGCCACGACCAAAGGCCAGGCAACCGCCGTAATCGCCCTAACCGCCAGCGTTTTAGAAGAAGAAAAAGTGGTGATCTTATCAGCGGGCTGCGATGATTTTCTCCGCAAGCCGTTCCAAGAGCAAAGCATTTTCGATGCGATCGCCAAGCACCTCGGCGTTGTGTTCCTATATGAGGAAAGTGAGCCTGGCAGCCGCCCGCAAGAGCCGCCAGCCGACCTATACTCGCCAGCCGACCTATACTCGCCAGAGTTGCCAGATCTGCCGGAAACCTGGAAAACTGCCCTACATACCGCAGCGCTAGAGGCCGATAGTGCCCAAGTTAAGGCGCTCATCACCCAAATTGCCGCGACCCATGCAGCCCTGGCCCAAGAACTAACCCAGTGGAGTCACCAGTTTCGCTTTGACAAAATCCTGGAGTGGGTCGAAGCACTTCCCAGTTCAACCGCCCTGATTCCTGATGCTGAGCAGCTATGAACCCTAGTCCCAACGCCGAATCTAAAGGCAGTGTCCTAGTTGTAGACGATATCCCCGAAAACCTGCGGCTGCTGACCGATATCTTGACCCAGCAGGGTTATCAGGTGCGAAGCGTCACCAGCGGCGCGATGGCCCTGCGAACGGCCGCCGCCAAACCCCCCGATGCCATTTTGCTGGATATCAAAATGCCCGACATGGATGGCTATCAGGTTTGTGAGTTGCTCAAAGCAGACGAGACGACGCGGGACATCCCGGTGATTTTTATCAGCGCCCTCGACGATCTGCTGGATAAGGTCGAGGCGTTTCAGGTGGGCGGGGTGGACTACATTACCAAGCCGTTTCAGGTGGAGGAAGTCGTCGCCCGCCTCGAAAGCCAGCTTACGATTCAGCGGCAAAAGCGGCAGCTTCAGCAGGAAGTTATCATCCGTCGCGAGACAGAAGAAATTCTCTATCAATCGCGGGCGCTGCTGTCTAGCATTTTGAACAGTTCCCTCGACGGCATTGCGGCGATGCAGTCAGTACGGGATATAGACGGCACGATTGGCGATTTTCGTTGCCTAGTGGTGAATCCGGTGGTGGCAAAAATGCTGGGCAAAACCCGTGAAGAACTGATCGGCAACCTAGCTCTGCGGCGGTTGGTGCAGCAGATTGATCCAGGGCTATTTCAGAGGTTTGTGGATGTGGTGGAAACGGGCGAAACGTTTGAGAGTGAGTTGGCCTATTCCACTCCGGAGGGCGATCGCTGGTATCACTACATTGCGGTAAAACTGGGCGACGGCTTTGCGGTGACAGTGCGCGACATCACCAGCCGCAAACAGATCGAGCTAGCCCTCCAAGCCGCGAATGAAAAGCTAGAAATCCTGGCGAATCTGGACGGGCTGACGCAGCTTGCCAATCGTCGCCGCTGGGATGCTTGTTTGGAGCAGGAGTGGCGACGGTGCGCCCGTGAGCAGCAGTCGCTGTCTCTGCTGCTGTGCGATGTGGACTATTTCAAGCGCTACAACGATGCCTATGGACATCAGGCTGGGGATGATTG contains:
- a CDS encoding response regulator: MGVFNSRFGRKLPLQALLVVPFLLQLAGTVGLISYLSYRNSQQAVNHLALELRNELTARIQQEVSTYVQSPFVINDLNAIALRSGDLDPSAQEGAYLFWQQARSLPANNLIYCGVEDGSFMGVGRTRDSKNLELLLTKTGPGGYFRYYSLDEEGNRSSQFRVLDQDYDPRIRPWYQQATQIRKPGWSDIYLDFDDRVPVLTASTPVYSNRNGRLLGVCATDFIPSRELNRFLSGLKVGKTGETFILARTGELIASSTADEESLLIGAGENAQLLPARDSQNPLVSATANYLKQQFDDLRQIDQVQQIEFRLPGGDRQFAQVSPFRDEYGLDWLIVVAVPESDFMAQINANNRLTQWLSLGALALATGIGILTSRWIARPILKLNQAAQAIAAGDLEQTVEVNPIAELETLTQSFNQMGHQLRESFNTLEQRVQERTAELAESNQQLELAKEKAEVANEAKSTFIANMSHELRSPLNAVLGFSQLALRSNHLSPDQRENIGIIYRSGEYLLTLINNILDISKIEAGKTTLNLKSFNLHQLLSDLEDMLYLRAESKNLLLTVTRSDDLPQYIQADEMKLRQVLINLLSNGIKFTQAGSVSLHVSTQPPSHTPLALPSQTLPAATVPIYFEVRDTGVGIAPEELPHLFEAFTQTQAGKESQEGTGLGLAISRKFIQLMGGDIAVSSEMGVGTAIAFYIQASLSETAPLDLHPARRRVLGLAPGQPTYRILVVDDKEVNRRLLVKLLSPLGFEVREASNGLEGVEIWDTWEPHLIWMDMRMPVMDGYEATQRIKATTKGQATAVIALTASVLEEEKVVILSAGCDDFLRKPFQEQSIFDAIAKHLGVVFLYEESEPGSRPQEPPADLYSPADLYSPELPDLPETWKTALHTAALEADSAQVKALITQIAATHAALAQELTQWSHQFRFDKILEWVEALPSSTALIPDAEQL
- a CDS encoding diguanylate cyclase domain-containing protein; this encodes MNPSPNAESKGSVLVVDDIPENLRLLTDILTQQGYQVRSVTSGAMALRTAAAKPPDAILLDIKMPDMDGYQVCELLKADETTRDIPVIFISALDDLLDKVEAFQVGGVDYITKPFQVEEVVARLESQLTIQRQKRQLQQEVIIRRETEEILYQSRALLSSILNSSLDGIAAMQSVRDIDGTIGDFRCLVVNPVVAKMLGKTREELIGNLALRRLVQQIDPGLFQRFVDVVETGETFESELAYSTPEGDRWYHYIAVKLGDGFAVTVRDITSRKQIELALQAANEKLEILANLDGLTQLANRRRWDACLEQEWRRCAREQQSLSLLLCDVDYFKRYNDAYGHQAGDDCLRQIARAIAHSAKRPADLVARYGGEEFSILLPNTTAAGAAQIAEMIQTAVHDLSIAHRQSDISDRVTLSIGIASVIPHPEVPPETLLNEADSALYRAKQQGRNQTVQAIAGVVG